In Chitinophaga nivalis, a single genomic region encodes these proteins:
- a CDS encoding TauD/TfdA family dioxygenase produces MEKLNIQEIAGRKMLLQTANIGISPVDWAVQYKEAVAAVLAEEGALLIRGLNIKSGEEFSRMLTLFFGSEPGAYTYRSTPRTSVEHNIYTASEYHPSETIPQHNENAYAHTWPLTIGFLCVQKAATMGNTPISDSRVAYAQIPADIREEFERKKVMYVRNYSDVDLPWTEVFQTTEKGEVEAFCKAHNIGFEWTETGLRTKQINQGVIQHPVTAEKLWFNQAHLFHVSSLQEDLQESLLDLLGEEFLPRNAYFGDGTPIDTEALSIIREVYDNTKFSFQWENQDLLLLDNMLFTHGREPFSGDRKVLVGMGRNYIPAS; encoded by the coding sequence ATGGAAAAACTGAATATACAGGAAATAGCAGGTAGAAAAATGTTGTTGCAAACAGCCAACATCGGTATCTCCCCGGTAGATTGGGCGGTGCAGTACAAAGAGGCAGTGGCAGCTGTTTTGGCGGAGGAAGGAGCCTTGCTGATAAGAGGGCTGAATATTAAATCCGGAGAAGAATTCAGCCGGATGCTGACCCTCTTTTTTGGCAGTGAGCCAGGCGCCTACACCTATCGCTCTACCCCGAGAACCAGTGTAGAGCATAACATTTATACCGCTTCCGAATATCATCCTTCAGAAACCATTCCGCAACATAACGAGAACGCCTATGCGCATACCTGGCCGCTGACGATTGGATTCCTGTGTGTACAAAAGGCTGCCACCATGGGCAATACGCCCATATCAGACAGCAGGGTAGCCTATGCGCAAATACCGGCCGACATCCGGGAGGAATTTGAACGCAAAAAAGTGATGTACGTACGTAATTACTCCGATGTAGACCTGCCCTGGACAGAAGTATTTCAGACAACCGAGAAGGGAGAAGTGGAAGCATTCTGCAAGGCGCATAACATCGGATTTGAGTGGACGGAAACAGGCCTGCGCACCAAACAAATTAACCAGGGCGTGATTCAACATCCGGTAACGGCAGAAAAACTGTGGTTCAATCAGGCGCATCTTTTTCATGTGAGCAGCCTGCAGGAAGACTTACAGGAAAGTTTGCTGGACCTGCTGGGAGAAGAGTTTCTGCCCCGCAACGCCTACTTTGGTGATGGCACACCAATCGATACAGAAGCGCTCTCCATCATCCGGGAAGTGTATGACAATACCAAATTCAGTTTTCAATGGGAAAACCAGGACCTGCTGCTGCTGGATAATATGTTGTTCACGCATGGCCGTGAACCGTTTTCCGGCGACAGAAAGGTATTGGTAGGCATGGGCCGGAATTATATACCCGCCAGCTGA